A window of Theileria parva strain Muguga chromosome 4 map unlocalized ctg_529, whole genome shotgun sequence genomic DNA:
TTCGAACCCACGCCATTACTGACAGCGGCCTAAACGCTGCGCCTTAGACCGCTCGGCCACCCTGCCTGCTTTCCAATTCTATAATTTACGTTGATATACATAcatatagttatttttttattgaGTGCAAATAATTCTTTGTTTGCTTACtctaattaaattatatagtcAGAATCATCATTAGTCGGATGAgtaacaaatataaatggCGTTATTccataataatataagaaTCTCATaagaaatttaacaaaatttaaactattgGATGAAATCcgtataaaatataaataattttataaataagtCTGTTGGAACGTAATTAGGGTGTGTGGAAGATTCCAGTCATAATTTCTTGAAATTTCTCAAATCTTTGGATTCCtcatgaaattaaaataaagatagaataaaaattaaataaaaacttatttataatttatataaacGATTGACAGGGGTGGGGTTCGAACCCACGCCATCACTGACAACGGCCTTAACGTTGCGCCTTAGACCACTCGGCCACCCTGTCTTCCAACAATTACATAATGTTCATTTgtatttgttttatttgatGGTATCAAATTGtggataaaattttaaattgtgataattttaaattttgtgtAGAATCATGAAATAATTCTATATGATGTTGTCCATTGTGGTGAATGATActacacataattataatcTTCCCACGGATTGATATGTCCTGATACCTGAAAACATCTAAAATAGTTGGTAGTCAAAATCTAACATGTAAATCCAGcattacattaaatattatgatTCTTATTCGTTAAAACAGTGTTGAGGTTTAAAGGatacataataatttatgtcTTGATTGTTTTAATAAGATCACTAATGTTATCTTTAAGTTGCTCCAAGACTGGGATCAATTCTGGATTGTTAAAGTTGGTTCCGTATTTGGCATTACACTCCTGGATGGTTTTGGAAATCTCCCTGAACTTGCATCCAGCATCCTAAAGTAATATAAAGATTCTGCACAAACCTTATCTTTGATGATTTGGGCGCATTTGTTTTTGGTTATTGTCAGACGACCCAAGTTCTTCTCAAGTCCTGCTTCCCAGTCACGGACTGAATACCTTGCAGTATCGTACTCCTCTCCGTAAAGTTCGTTCATTGTTGTTGCAGAATTCCTCCTTATGATGAACATGGATGTAAGATTTATCTGCTTGCAATCAGTATTGAACAAGAACCTTCCTAATTCACACTTCGATTTATCACAGATATCAGTGGGTACTAAACAGAAGGACTTCATGGAACCTGTGGCTTTGAACTCTCCCGCCCTGTTTAGCTCCTTATCAATGTATTGGAAGATTCTGACTGTTAAGTCTCCCTAAAGAAATTTGTTAATGAAGAAATTAACCTTTGAAGCGAGGACAACCAACCCAATTTGAGGATCCCAGTGTGGAATCAAGGGAGAAGGCGAACTGTCAATATCATTGGAAATCAAGTGTTTCTCGAGTTTCCTCGTGTCCCAAACCCTTATTTGTCTAGTCTTGTTATCAACAAAACCACTTGTAAATATGTGGTCACCTCCGTAATGTCCTCCAAGCCATAAAGCACTTGTCAACTTATTAGAGTCGTGAGCCTTATACTTGCTACAACAATTTCCTGATCTCGGGTCAATTAATGATACATTCGCTTCTTTGGTTGAAACTAAAATCTTGTCTctaaattacattaatttcCAAACTTAAAGTACCCGTTAGGTGTCCAGGAGCATGAAGAAGGATGCTCACCAATTGAGGTTGAAAATAGTTCTTTGCCATTTGACGCGTCcctaaattttttagaaaattttttttctTACCAGACTTTAGCTGTACAGTCGAAAGAAGTGGTAAGAAGAGCGTAGTCAACAGTTGGATTCCACTTGAGATTTGTGACCTTCATTCTATGTCCTTGAAGGGTTAAAGTTGACTCGGGTACTTCGTTAGACTCTACATTTGAAATGTCCCAAATTTTGATGGAGCAATCTGAGATAAAATTGGGTTTTGTGGTTTAATTACCATCAGAAGACGAG
This region includes:
- the corA gene encoding Tp10; translation: MGCIKLKNIFGEHWKQSYRDLKISAKPTQSCGLAASSRNIAFPWDVGSGGIVSIIDINNYERNPPVTKLLGHTGSILDIDFNGFNDNIISSSSDDCSIKIWDISNVESNEVPESTLTLQGHRMKVTNLKWNPTVDYALLTTSFDCTAKVWDASNGKELFSTSIGEHPSSCSWTPNGDKILVSTKEANVSLIDPRSGNCCSKYKAHDSNKLTSALWLGGHYGGDHIFTSGFVDNKTRQIRVWDTRKLEKHLISNDIDSSPSPLIPHWDPQIGLVVLASKGDLTVRIFQYIDKELNRAGEFKATGSMKSFCLVPTDICDKSKCELGRFLFNTDCKQINLTSMFIIRRNSATTMNELYGEEYDTARYSVRDWEAGLEKNLGRLTITKNKCAQIIKDKDAGCKFREISKTIQECNAKYGTNFNNPELIPVLEQLKDNISDLIKTIKT